The Arenibacter algicola region TACCAGGCATATAGCAAGATCGGTTAGTGCCATAAATGCTCTGGAACCCCTGGCAGAAACAAATCCCCAAGCAGTTGTCTACTTAGCGGAAGCCAAGGCCATGAGGGCACTGTTTAACCATATTTTATTGGACGCATTTGGTTTGGTGTTCGTTAAGGATAATATTGATGATCAGTCAGTTATACTAAGAGGTAGTGAGGCAGTGGATTATTTAATAAGTGAATTGAAAGCAGCTGAACCCGATTTATCTACAACGACTGCCGTTGGACCGGGTAGAATGACAAAGACAGGTGTTCAGGCATTGTTGGCGAGAATATATCTGAATGCGGCCGTATATAGGGATCCTTATGGGACACCTAATTTTACCGCAGCAGATATGGATGCGGTTATCCAATATACCAACCAGGTAATTAATTCAGGCGAGCATGCTCTATCTGCAGAATATTTTGAGATTTTTGATGATGAAAACCATACCAATAAAGAGTTGATTTTTGCTATAGATCAACGTCCAGATTTGGATGGTCACAATCGTATGGCCTATTTCTCTATGTCTGGAGATTTTTACCCCTTGCCAGAATTTCCTAGTGCCAATGGTACCGATGCCGCGGCAATTACTCCAGATTTCTATCAGACCTGGGTAGATGCTTATGGTGATGTAGATCCGGCAGATGCAGATCCCAGATTCCATAAGGATAATTTGATCAATGAACCCGGATGTGTGAGTGCCGAAGATTTTGAAGTGGACAGGGGTATTTATAGAGGCCTATTGTATGGCTTGCAACACGATCAGGGCGGAGATCCCTTTGAGCGATGCGATGGTGACAATTACGTAGTGGACCTGGTTGTAAACCGTAGGTCCGAGGTAGGGGATCCTGTTTTTCATTCCTTGGAAATCGATTTTACTACCAATAGTTCGCATAGTAATGGATATAGGGTATTGAAGTATGAGTTCAGTAAGACTTCGGACTCTGGAAGAAACAAAGGACAGGCAGATCTTGTAGTTTTGCGCTTGGCCGATATGTACCTGATGCGTGCGGAGGCAGCATTAAGAAAGGGAGATGCTGGTGCCGCTCTTGCCGATGTTAATTTTGTTAGAGCTTCTAGAACCGCTAGGCATACGGCTCCTGCACTTGATGAAATGAACCTGGATTTACTGTATAGAGAGCGTGGATTTGAGTTTTATTGGGAATTCCAAAGACGTACGGATATGATACGTTTTGGAAAATATGAGGACTCTTATACCGAAAAAACAAATTCAGATCCTCAGAAACGCCTTTTTCCAATACCACAAAGTGCCGTTGATGGAGCCTCTATCCTTGATGGGTACTTGGTTCAAAACGCAGGATACTAGGAAGATTAAAAGGAATTGACTTTTGAAAAGGGTGGGCAAATATTTGCCCACCCTTTTTTTTGTGCTTGCCGGCCGTTACCTCAAGTAGTTGTAGTGTATTTTGTTTACAAGTTCCAATTGCCTAATTTCGGAATATAATTGCCTAAATAATAATTAGTAGGTTCTAAGGGTCCGCATCGTGTAATAAATTGGAAAATGAAAAGGGAAATTAGGATTGTAAATAGGGACTTTTTATGAAGAAGGGCCGCGTTACCATTAAGGACATTGCACGGGAGCTCAATATAGCTCCCTCTACTGTTTCCAGAGCCTTGAACGATCACCCGGCCATAAAAAAAGAGACCAAGGATGCCGTTAAGGCACTTGCGGAAGCATTGGATTATCAACCCAATCTTTTAGCGTTGAACTTACTGCAAAAAAAATCCAATACCATTGGAGTGATAGTGCCAGAAATTACGGGCCACTTTTTTTCCGCAATAATTACTGGGATACAGGACGTAATTGTTGATTCCGAATACAATATTATGATCTGTTTGTCCAATGAATCCTATGAGGAAGAGTTGACCATTGTAAAGAGGTTGTCCAAGATCCAGATAGACGGGGTCTTGGTGGCACCCTCATCCGAGACCAAGAATTTTGATCATTTCCGCAGGCTTCAGAAAAGCGGTATTCCCGTTGTGGTTTTTGATAGGGACTGTCCGGGACTGGAGGCAGATAAGGTGTTGGTAGATGATTATTTCGGGGCATTCCAGGCAGTGGATTA contains the following coding sequences:
- a CDS encoding RagB/SusD family nutrient uptake outer membrane protein, yielding MKNNIKLTLLLGSMLLNWNCTDLEENILDESLNPSTEGIDEAVAAIAPVYANANNNIWRHTNYFSMQEISTDEAILPYRGGTDWGDGGKFSDLYRHAMTPGNRIMSDVWNGVTRHIARSVSAINALEPLAETNPQAVVYLAEAKAMRALFNHILLDAFGLVFVKDNIDDQSVILRGSEAVDYLISELKAAEPDLSTTTAVGPGRMTKTGVQALLARIYLNAAVYRDPYGTPNFTAADMDAVIQYTNQVINSGEHALSAEYFEIFDDENHTNKELIFAIDQRPDLDGHNRMAYFSMSGDFYPLPEFPSANGTDAAAITPDFYQTWVDAYGDVDPADADPRFHKDNLINEPGCVSAEDFEVDRGIYRGLLYGLQHDQGGDPFERCDGDNYVVDLVVNRRSEVGDPVFHSLEIDFTTNSSHSNGYRVLKYEFSKTSDSGRNKGQADLVVLRLADMYLMRAEAALRKGDAGAALADVNFVRASRTARHTAPALDEMNLDLLYRERGFEFYWEFQRRTDMIRFGKYEDSYTEKTNSDPQKRLFPIPQSAVDGASILDGYLVQNAGY
- a CDS encoding LacI family DNA-binding transcriptional regulator; this translates as MKKGRVTIKDIARELNIAPSTVSRALNDHPAIKKETKDAVKALAEALDYQPNLLALNLLQKKSNTIGVIVPEITGHFFSAIITGIQDVIVDSEYNIMICLSNESYEEELTIVKRLSKIQIDGVLVAPSSETKNFDHFRRLQKSGIPVVVFDRDCPGLEADKVLVDDYFGAFQAVDYLIGTGCKNIAHLGGPLNLSTTEQRLQGYLDALEKNKVSIKRDHIVHVPGFSHKDAVKATKRLLELTERPDAIFAYNDKIAISAMHIAKKTGLQIPDEVSVIGFDDEPHSSFITPSLSTVWQPVYSMGMLSARILLSHLKNQNTALDFRKEVFKPELVIRASSKEK